A region from the Lolium perenne isolate Kyuss_39 chromosome 4, Kyuss_2.0, whole genome shotgun sequence genome encodes:
- the LOC127295785 gene encoding cell division control protein 48 homolog C → MVTRPRPRPRRPSSCSESRIRRVILSDAGLAVPGSSADDVAHALRLRHREYQRYKFELFASVVRRVLSSLPPSGDAGSDSTSRRRRSSSHDASSSSTIHSPPPPAYDVTKSLLRSSYSSQKSKRVPDANQQPEMEATAEEVIMADAEGSGHDRGGGVRFADLGGMESVIEQLMMEVVVPLCHPELPLWLGVRPVAGILLHGPAGCGKTTLAHAIANETGVPFYKISAPDVVSGVSGGSEENIRILFEKAYRTAPSIVFIDEIDAIASKRENMQREMERRIVTQLMTCMDEFHQTNIQSGADDMDSESFQKKPRHVIVIGATNRPDAVDQALRRPGRFDREIYLDVPDENARKQILERLAHKLRLPPEGQFDLLKIAKATPGFVGADLKLLVDTAGNLAINRIVSVRKDKCLKERNNTQDWWRSPWDKHEMQSLSITMDDFEGAIKVVQPSLRREGLSSVPHVTWASVGGLDSLKKELDRCIVRCIKYPEYYKKFGVNMQAGVLLFGPPGCGKTLIAKAVAHDAGANFIHIKGPELLSKYVGESESGVRKIFTRARINSPCILFFDEVDALTTKRGKEGGWVVERLLNQLLIELDGAGQHEGVYVIGATNRIDVIDDAVLRPGRFGQKHFVPLPGAEERASIIKALAHSQKKPISSTVDLDALARREECRNLSGADLASLVNGAAMAALEESLEPLENGALSLSSSCPDPSIELSHFEQALSKIKPSVSKQKRKHYEALAQKYSSN, encoded by the exons ATGGTAACGCGCCCGCGCCCACGCCCACGGCGGCCCTCGTCTTGCTCTGAGTCCCGCATACGCCGGGTGATCCTATCAGATGCCGGCCTCGCCGTCCCCGGCTCCTCCGCCGACGACGTCGCCCACGCCCTCCGCTTGCGGCACCGCGAGTACCAGCGCTACAAGTTCGAGCTATTCGCCTCGGTGGTCCGCCGGGTCCTCTCCTCCCTGCCTCCTTCAGGCGATGCAGGATCCGACAgcacctcccgccgccgccgcagcagcaGTCATGACGCCTCATCGTCCTCCACCATCCACTCGCCTCCTCCCCCCGCCTATGACGTCACGAAATCACTGCTGCGCTCCAGCTACTCGTCCCAAAAATCCAAACGAGTCCCCGACGCTAACCAGCAGCCCGAGATGGAGGCCACCGCGGAGGAGGTTATCATGGCTGATGCTGAAGGATCAGGCCATGACAGGGGGGGAGGGGTAAGGTTTGCTGACCTCGGGGGCATGGAGTCGGTGATAGAGCAGCTGATGATGGAGGTGGTGGTCCCTCTGTGCCATCCGGAGCTGCCACTGTGGCTTGGGGTGCGGCCTGTGGCTGGGATTCTGCTGCACGGACCGGCCGGCTGTGGGAAGACCACGCTTGCTCACGCAATTGCCAACGAGACTGGCGTCCCGTTCTACAAAATCTCGGCGCCCGATGTCGTGTCCGGGGTCTCCG GAGGTTCCGAGGAAAACATCAGAATCTTGTTTGAGAAGGCCTACAGGACTGCTCCCTCAATTGTATTTATAGATGAGATAGATGCAATTGCATCCAAGCGGGAGAATATGCAGCGAGAAATGGAACGGCGGATAGTTACACAGCTAATGACATGCATGGATGAATTCCACCAGACCAATATTCAGTCGGGTGCTGATGACATGGATTCAGAATCATTCCAAAAGAAGCCTCGCCATGTCATTGTTATAGGAGCTACCAATAGGCCTGATGCTGTTGACCAAGCGCTTCGAAGACCAGGAAGGTTTGATCGGGAAATATATCTTGATGTTCCGGATGAGAATGCACGGAAGCAGATACTGGAGAGGCTTGCTCACAAACTTCGACTGCCACCAGAAGGCCAGTTTGACCTGTTGAAGATTGCAAAGGCTACGCCAGGATTTGTGGGTGCCGACTTGAAGTTGTTGGTTGATACAGCAGGAAATCTAGCTATAAATAGAATAGTTAGTGTAAGAAAAGACAAGTGTTTGAAGGAAAGAAACAACACGCAGGACTGGTGGAGGAGTCCTTGGGATAAACACGAGATGCAGAGCCTGAGTATTACTATGGATGACTTTGAG GGAGCAATCAAAGTGGTTCAGCCATCATTGAGAAGAGAAGGATTATCTTCTGTGCCTCATGTCACATGGGCTTCTGTTGGAGGTCTTGATTCGTTAAAAAAGGAATTGGACCGCTGCATCGTTCGATGTATCAAGTATCCCGAATATTACAAG AAATTTGGAGTTAACATGCAAGCTGGTGTCTTGCTGTTCGGACCCCCGGGCTGTGGGAAAACACTAATAGCAAAAGCAGTTGCACACGACGCAGGGGCTAATTTTATTCACATTAAG GGTCCTGAATTATTGAGCAAGTATGTTGGGGAGAGTGAATCAGGTGTAAGGAAGATATTCACCCGTGCCCGAATCAACTCCCCGTGCATTCTTTTTTTTGACGAG GTAGATGCTTTGACAACAAAAAGAGGGAAGGAGGGAGGATGGGTTGTTGAACGTCTCCTAAACCAG TTACTTATTGAGCTTGATGGTGCTGGTCAGCATGAAGGTGTTTATGTTATTGGAGCTACAAATAG AATTGATGTGATAGATGACGCTGTTCTACGGCCTGGTAGATTTGGGCAGAAGCATTTTGTACCTTTGCCTGGTGCTGAAGAGCGAGCTTCGATAATAAAAGCCCTAGCACATTCTCAGAAAAAACCTATATCCTCCACTGTTGATTTGGATGCACTTGCACGTCGTGAGGAGTGCAGAAATCTCTCTGGTGCTGACCTAGCATCGCTG GTGAACGGAGCAGCCATGGCAGCCCtggaagagagtttggaacccctGGAGAATGGGGCATTATCATTAAGCTCATCATGTCCAGATCCTTCGATTGAATTATCCCACTTTGAGCAAGCTCTATCCAAAATAAAGCCCTCGGTGTCGAAACAG AAAAGGAAACACTACGAGGCCTTGGCACAGAAATACTCGTCAAACTGA